A single region of the Chryseobacterium sp. 6424 genome encodes:
- a CDS encoding putative LPS assembly protein LptD, giving the protein MVKNGFKNRLLILIILIFNNFLAFTYAQNLPENKGVNDTITRTDTLRTIPERLEDVVESKAENIRNDIPKKMTYLNRKAQVKYQDMQIDADYISIDWDRSMIFARGELDSLGRIRTPAIATQGGKSYEYDEFTYNIKTRQAIAFNARTEESEGVIIAERTKKYNDSVFFMRRGKYTTDEYFIKKKDTIADYYLLAPNIKLIKGKEKSQVITGPIQMYIEQVPTPLVLPFAILPFSDKRSAGILIPSFGEREDVGFFLNSLGYYQPIGDHFDLKILADLYTKGSWNLRPEMNYKKNYRYTGNFSADIGTTVRGIRGLPDYSKTGTYRIAWRHQQDQKANPFLTFSASVDVVSNRFYNNTVNNNYAFNQNNLNAQQNSSISVVKRFLTLPVTITGTASYSQNFSTGFADLKLPVLNVAINQFYLFKPKSGIREGLLENITVNTGLNFNNFVQTTEDELFTPAMWDKMQTGLKNNITLGTNTTIAKYFTFSLNANIDNALTTKTLTRNYNPVTNKVEDILQKKIAGYSSFSTGASLQTVLYGMLNFKRTSAVQAIRHMVTPQIGFTYSPDFSTPGFGYYRNYYNDRGEMTPYSIFDRGIVGSPNSGLVQALSISVNNNLEMKVRSKTDSTGVKKIKIFESLNFNTNYNFAAPEHKWSIFSFSGQTTLFDKLNINTALNLEPYQILFAPGENTGVRTQNFGYFSLQGFNAQLSYPLSSEIFKKKDSEDLSKKYPKKGEIRNENYYFDEDNYSRFEQPWSLNINAQYSYTRSLSRFGSKMASIGLDGSIKLSPYWNITGNLYYDVISKEIANTQLGFSRDQRSFTINFNWIPYGQYKVYDFFIGIKANILRDALKYRDRSFTQPNAPF; this is encoded by the coding sequence TTGGTCAAAAACGGCTTCAAAAATAGATTACTAATCTTAATTATCCTAATTTTTAACAATTTTTTAGCGTTTACCTACGCTCAAAATTTGCCTGAAAATAAGGGAGTTAACGATACGATTACGCGTACGGACACGCTGCGAACCATCCCCGAACGCCTTGAGGATGTGGTAGAAAGTAAGGCTGAAAACATTCGCAATGATATCCCGAAAAAGATGACTTACCTGAACCGAAAAGCACAGGTGAAATATCAAGATATGCAGATTGACGCGGATTATATTTCGATTGATTGGGACCGATCAATGATTTTCGCACGCGGTGAACTGGATTCGCTGGGGCGCATCCGTACCCCTGCCATCGCCACACAAGGCGGCAAGAGCTATGAGTATGACGAGTTTACCTACAACATCAAAACCCGCCAAGCCATCGCCTTCAATGCAAGGACTGAAGAAAGCGAAGGTGTTATTATAGCCGAAAGAACCAAAAAATATAACGACTCGGTTTTCTTCATGCGGCGGGGGAAATATACCACGGATGAATATTTCATTAAAAAGAAAGACACCATCGCGGATTATTACCTTTTGGCGCCCAACATCAAACTGATCAAAGGCAAAGAAAAATCACAGGTCATCACCGGGCCTATACAAATGTACATTGAACAGGTGCCTACCCCACTTGTGCTGCCGTTTGCCATTCTGCCGTTTTCCGATAAGCGGAGCGCCGGCATCCTGATCCCGAGTTTCGGGGAACGTGAAGATGTAGGCTTCTTCCTGAATTCCCTTGGTTATTACCAGCCTATCGGCGACCATTTCGACTTGAAAATCCTGGCAGACCTATACACAAAAGGTAGCTGGAACCTGCGGCCAGAGATGAACTACAAGAAAAATTACCGTTATACCGGTAACTTTTCAGCGGATATAGGCACCACAGTACGCGGCATCCGCGGTTTGCCCGATTACTCTAAAACCGGAACCTACAGAATCGCCTGGCGGCATCAGCAAGACCAAAAAGCCAATCCGTTCCTTACCTTTTCTGCCTCGGTTGATGTGGTGAGCAACAGATTTTATAACAATACGGTCAATAACAATTACGCTTTTAACCAAAATAACCTGAACGCACAGCAGAACTCAAGCATCAGTGTCGTAAAAAGGTTTTTAACACTTCCTGTAACCATCACGGGGACGGCCTCTTACTCACAGAATTTTTCTACGGGCTTTGCGGACCTTAAATTGCCTGTGCTGAATGTGGCTATTAATCAGTTCTATCTATTTAAACCCAAATCTGGCATCAGAGAAGGGCTTTTAGAAAATATCACGGTCAATACCGGCCTAAATTTCAATAATTTCGTGCAGACTACTGAAGATGAACTCTTCACCCCGGCGATGTGGGACAAGATGCAAACCGGCCTGAAAAACAACATCACCCTCGGTACGAATACGACCATTGCTAAATATTTCACTTTCTCGCTGAACGCCAATATCGACAATGCCTTAACTACCAAGACTTTAACCCGAAATTACAATCCGGTAACCAATAAAGTTGAAGACATCCTACAGAAGAAAATCGCGGGCTATTCCTCTTTTTCTACCGGCGCGAGTTTGCAAACAGTACTTTATGGTATGTTGAATTTCAAGCGTACTTCGGCGGTACAAGCCATCCGACACATGGTGACTCCGCAGATCGGCTTCACCTATTCACCAGATTTTTCGACGCCCGGTTTCGGATACTACAGAAATTATTATAACGACCGCGGCGAGATGACACCATACTCAATCTTTGACCGTGGGATCGTAGGTTCGCCCAATTCAGGTCTTGTACAGGCGCTGAGTATTTCGGTAAATAACAATCTTGAAATGAAGGTGCGGTCCAAGACAGACTCTACCGGTGTAAAGAAGATCAAAATATTCGAAAGTTTAAACTTCAACACAAATTATAATTTTGCGGCACCTGAGCACAAATGGTCTATCTTCTCTTTCAGTGGGCAAACCACGCTGTTCGATAAACTGAACATCAATACCGCACTGAATCTGGAGCCTTACCAAATCCTTTTTGCGCCCGGCGAAAATACCGGTGTACGCACGCAGAACTTTGGTTATTTCAGTCTTCAGGGTTTTAACGCGCAGTTATCTTACCCGCTCAGCAGCGAAATCTTCAAGAAGAAAGACAGCGAAGACCTCTCTAAGAAATATCCTAAAAAAGGGGAAATACGTAATGAGAATTATTACTTCGATGAAGACAATTATTCGCGTTTTGAACAGCCGTGGTCACTGAACATCAACGCACAGTACAGCTACACACGAAGTCTCAGCCGCTTCGGCAGTAAAATGGCTTCCATAGGTTTGGATGGCAGCATCAAACTCAGCCCGTACTGGAATATTACCGGTAATCTTTATTATGATGTGATTTCAAAGGAAATTGCCAACACCCAACTCGGCTTTTCGCGTGACCAGCGCAGTTTCACCATTAACTTTAACTGGATCCCCTACGGGCAATATAAAGTGTATGACTTCTTTATCGGTATAAAGGCCAATATCTTAAGAGACGCGCTGAAGTACAGGGACCGCAGTTTCACGCAGCCTAACGCGCCTTTCTAA
- a CDS encoding trypsin-like peptidase domain-containing protein, with product MNNILKKMLPYAFVGIISGATTFGAISYFDQQQNGDFSYFAPKNTESRFVSINASAVGDDFVQASKMTVPAVVSIKNYADRSNRRSEQDMFDMFFGIPRQQQPPQNMPSGMGSGVIISPDGYIISNNHVIAGASKLEVVLSNKKSYVANLVGTDPTTDIALLKIEDKGLPYLNFANSDNVEVGQWVLAVGNPMGLNSTVTAGIVSAKGRSIDLLSQQSRTPIESFIQTDAAINPGNSGGALVNTNGELIGINSAISSKTGYYEGYGFAVPANLARKVVEDIKQFGLVQRGFLGVKSLDLSDTRQVTAYNQQNRTNLKSGDGVYLTEVVANGGAEAAGLRTGDIITKVDNTTISNYYDLSFAVGSKRPGDKVLVTYLRNGKANTVNVTLRDEKGGTTFRSKADLTVSEKIGADFEPLSERLKVNYGLNSGVIAKNVVAGSEMAKIGIVDNYIVIEVNGKPVNSQKDVERILQSYKGNVQVRYVDEIGRITTRGFKMP from the coding sequence ATGAACAATATCTTGAAAAAAATGCTCCCCTACGCTTTTGTAGGGATTATCTCCGGGGCCACAACCTTTGGTGCGATCAGTTATTTCGATCAGCAGCAAAATGGCGATTTCTCTTATTTCGCTCCTAAAAATACCGAGTCTCGCTTTGTCTCTATCAATGCCTCCGCTGTTGGTGATGATTTTGTGCAAGCCTCCAAAATGACGGTCCCCGCTGTAGTTAGTATTAAAAATTACGCAGACAGGTCCAACCGAAGAAGCGAACAGGATATGTTCGATATGTTTTTCGGCATACCAAGACAACAGCAACCTCCGCAGAATATGCCTTCAGGCATGGGGTCTGGGGTAATTATCTCGCCCGATGGCTATATCATTTCCAATAATCACGTGATCGCTGGGGCAAGCAAACTAGAAGTGGTACTTTCAAATAAGAAATCTTACGTTGCCAATCTAGTAGGAACGGACCCCACAACAGATATCGCACTGCTCAAAATTGAAGATAAAGGGCTCCCATATCTGAATTTTGCCAACTCCGATAATGTGGAAGTGGGGCAGTGGGTACTCGCTGTAGGAAATCCAATGGGGCTAAACTCTACAGTAACAGCGGGGATTGTTTCCGCAAAAGGCAGAAGCATTGATTTGTTAAGCCAGCAATCGAGAACCCCGATTGAAAGTTTCATCCAAACCGATGCGGCCATTAACCCAGGAAATTCGGGTGGTGCGCTGGTTAACACAAATGGAGAACTCATCGGTATTAATTCTGCAATTTCTTCAAAAACAGGATATTATGAGGGGTATGGCTTTGCCGTTCCTGCGAATCTTGCCAGAAAAGTAGTGGAAGATATTAAGCAGTTTGGGCTTGTGCAGCGTGGTTTCCTAGGTGTAAAATCACTTGATTTATCTGATACCAGACAGGTGACAGCCTACAATCAGCAAAACAGAACCAACCTGAAATCCGGTGACGGTGTATATTTAACAGAAGTAGTGGCTAATGGTGGTGCGGAAGCGGCAGGTTTACGTACAGGCGACATCATCACAAAAGTGGATAATACCACAATTTCTAACTATTACGACCTTTCATTCGCGGTAGGAAGCAAGAGACCTGGGGATAAAGTGCTGGTGACTTATCTTAGAAACGGTAAAGCAAATACAGTAAACGTAACACTACGTGATGAAAAAGGCGGCACAACATTCAGAAGTAAGGCTGATTTGACGGTAAGTGAAAAAATAGGCGCTGATTTCGAACCATTGAGTGAACGTTTAAAAGTAAATTATGGTCTTAACAGTGGCGTAATCGCTAAAAATGTAGTGGCCGGAAGCGAAATGGCCAAAATCGGTATCGTAGATAACTATATCGTGATTGAAGTGAATGGTAAACCTGTAAACAGCCAAAAAGATGTAGAGCGTATCTTACAATCTTATAAAGGAAATGTACAGGTAAGATATGTAGATGAAATTGGCAGAATTACTACCCGCGGATTCAAAATGCCTTAG
- a CDS encoding dimethylarginine dimethylaminohydrolase family protein: protein MKLNITNETDTLKSVVLGLPHSIGEVHSLEDSYDAKSYHSIYNNIYPEESSIIAEMAAFEDVLKKYNVEIHRPHLIENYNQVFSRDVAFVIDDKMIISNIIQDRYNEQDAYREIFAHVGWKKIVNLPDSAHIEGGDVILWDDFLFIGTCFSEDYRNFKTARTNEYAIEILKEYFPKKRIIDLELRKNDTDPFTGILHLDCTFNPVGKDKCIIYKDGFVDDSDYRLLLDIFGEENCFHVTTEEMFQMNPNIFSISPQVVVSDKSFTRMNNHLRNEWGMTVEEIPYREISKMGGLLRCSTLPLVRG from the coding sequence ATGAAACTGAATATTACCAACGAAACGGACACTTTAAAATCTGTAGTATTAGGCCTTCCGCACTCCATCGGTGAAGTACACTCACTAGAAGACAGCTATGACGCTAAATCCTACCACTCTATCTATAACAATATTTACCCGGAAGAATCCTCCATCATCGCAGAAATGGCGGCTTTTGAGGATGTACTGAAAAAGTATAATGTAGAGATCCACCGGCCCCATCTTATCGAGAATTACAACCAAGTATTTTCCCGCGATGTCGCCTTTGTGATTGATGATAAGATGATCATTTCAAACATCATACAAGACCGTTACAATGAGCAGGATGCCTACCGTGAAATTTTCGCGCACGTTGGATGGAAGAAAATTGTAAATCTGCCAGATTCCGCACATATTGAAGGCGGCGACGTGATACTATGGGATGACTTCCTGTTCATAGGAACTTGTTTTTCAGAGGATTACCGCAATTTCAAAACAGCCCGCACCAATGAATATGCCATCGAAATCTTGAAGGAATACTTCCCGAAAAAGCGCATCATCGACCTGGAGCTAAGAAAGAATGACACCGACCCTTTTACCGGCATCCTTCATCTGGACTGTACCTTCAACCCTGTTGGTAAAGATAAATGCATCATCTACAAGGATGGTTTTGTGGATGACAGCGACTATCGCCTGCTGCTGGATATTTTCGGTGAAGAAAACTGCTTCCATGTAACTACGGAGGAAATGTTCCAAATGAATCCTAATATCTTCTCGATTTCACCGCAGGTGGTGGTTTCCGATAAGTCTTTTACCCGCATGAACAATCACCTTCGTAATGAATGGGGAATGACGGTGGAAGAAATCCCTTACCGCGAAATTTCTAAAATGGGCGGTTTACTGAGATGTTCCACCCTTCCTTTGGTTCGCGGATAA
- a CDS encoding RidA family protein, with product MKTIISTTNAPAAIGPYSQANLINGVLYISGQIPLNPETGKLVEGIEKETHQVMKNLEAILTEAGMTFKNVVKASIFLKNMDDFAVMNDIYASYLDPQYFPARETVQVSCLPKNVDIEISMIAHQF from the coding sequence ATGAAAACAATAATATCTACTACCAACGCACCGGCGGCCATCGGCCCATATTCTCAGGCAAATCTCATTAACGGGGTTCTGTACATATCAGGCCAGATTCCTTTAAACCCTGAAACCGGTAAACTGGTGGAAGGCATCGAGAAAGAAACGCACCAGGTGATGAAAAATCTGGAAGCTATCTTAACAGAAGCCGGAATGACGTTCAAAAACGTGGTAAAAGCCTCTATCTTTCTTAAAAACATGGATGATTTCGCGGTAATGAATGATATTTACGCGTCTTACCTAGATCCGCAGTACTTCCCGGCGCGTGAGACGGTACAGGTATCTTGCCTGCCCAAAAATGTGGATATCGAAATTTCAATGATCGCACATCAGTTCTAA